TAGTGAGCACTTCACAAACAGCTCAAGGGTATCTCAAAGGAGTCGGCCACACTGCTGTTGGACAGAAGGACTACGAATTCGCTGAGATGGTTCTCGCATCTGCGCTTGAGCTCGATGATGGGTCAGTAACGGACACTCATTTCATTTACAATACCCTGATCGACGCGTGCTACAAGCAACGTAATGAGCGAGAGGATGCGATCGAGGAATGCATCGAGTACTGTAAGAAGGACATTGAGATCGCGCAGGACTTCATCGATGAATTCGGAGAGGTGCCAGTCATACCTTCATTCAAGCGCCTCGCTATCATCTATGAGAAGCAAAAGAGGTACAAGGACGCGATTGACGTCTGCAATCAAGCGCTCGATCTCGGGGCGACTGACGGTACGAAAGGGGGATTTGAGG
This window of the Halococcus agarilyticus genome carries:
- a CDS encoding tetratricopeptide repeat protein; the protein is VSTSQTAQGYLKGVGHTAVGQKDYEFAEMVLASALELDDGSVTDTHFIYNTLIDACYKQRNEREDAIEECIEYCKKDIEIAQDFIDEFGEVPVIPSFKRLAIIYEKQKRYKDAIDVCNQALDLGATDGTKGGFEGRKERLRNKTE